The following proteins are encoded in a genomic region of Diabrotica virgifera virgifera chromosome 1, PGI_DIABVI_V3a:
- the LOC114325714 gene encoding 39S ribosomal protein L3, mitochondrial, which translates to MALVLSNIATKSNLKVIEEKLFALSICNSNQTRCMAKLNPPPRLRNPTWFTKKMIFTRDEEITKENEKFVQEVIQDKYSNITPKGEVATNIEWTPELQRTGVIARKIGVYPLWLKNGKPIQTTLLQVLDNHVIKKIAPDEYDSPRKRVLEVRNKKACLLLGAEGVDPSKFTKEYCGLFKESGVIPKQVLARFFVSPDAVLPLGTLISAMHFQVGNAIDVRGKTIDRGFQGVMKRHGFKGMPASHGVTKTHRRGGNIGGGGEKGRVWPGTKMPGHMGNRFRIAKGLKILRINTRHNVLWVTGQAIPGETNSICFIYDSKLPLRKPEKALPFPTYLGGVDDSVPEDIYDDSIHSFSDPSIIFKESK; encoded by the exons atgGCTCTTGTGTTGTCGAATATAGCGACTAAATCTAACTTAAAAGTTATAGAAGAAAAATTGTTTGCATTAAG TATCTGCAATAGCAATCAAACAAGATGTATGGCTAAACTTAATCCTCCGCCTAGACTAAGAAATCCTACATGGTTTACAAAGAAAATGATATTT ACAAGAGATGAAGAAATAACCAAAGAAAATGAGAAGTTTGTCCAAGAAGTAATACAGGATAAGTACAGTAACATAACACCTAAAGGCGAAGTTGCCACAAATATTGAGTGGACACCAGAGCTGCAAAGAACTGGAGTGATAGCCAGAAAGATTGGGGTATATCCTCTTTGGCTAAAGAATGGTAAACCTATACAGACCACGTTACTTCAA GTATTGGATAATCACGTCATCAAAAAAATAGCCCCTGACGAATACGACTCTCCCAGAAAAAGAGTATTAGAAGTTCGCAACAAGAAAGCTTGCTTACTGTTGGGTGCTGAAGGTGTAGATCCTTCTAAGTTTACTAAAGAATACTGTGGTCTCTTCAAAGAGTCTGGGGTCATTCCAAAGCAAGTACTTGCTCGGTTTTTCGTGAGTCCTGATGCAGTGCTACCCTTGGGCACGCTTATCTCAGCCATGCACTTCCAAGTAGGCAATGCCATAGATGTCCGTGGAAAGAC GATTGATCGTGGTTTCCAAGGAGTAATGAAGCGACATGGTTTCAAGGGAATGCCCGCATCTCACGGTGTCACAAAGACCCACAGAAGAGGAGGTAATATAGGTGGAGGTGGAGAGAAAGGAAGAGTGTGGCCTGGAACGAAAATGCCCGGGCATATGGGCAACCGTTTTAGGATAGCTAAAGGCTTGAAGATATTAAGAATAAATACGAGGCACAACGTGCTTTGGGTCACAGGTCAAGCTATACCCGGTGAAACGAATTCTATTTGCTTTATTTATGATTCAAAGTTGCCTTTACGGAAGCCAGAGAAGGCTTTGCCTTTTCCAACGTACTTGGGTGGTGTAGACGATAGTGTTCCCGAAGATATTTACGACGATAGTATCCATAGTTTTAGTGATCCTTCTATTATTTTTAAAGAAAGTAAATAa
- the LOC114325627 gene encoding thialysine N-epsilon-acetyltransferase, which yields MSSEKKESDAVIRRAEKKDMKAVMGLIKELAAFEKLENQVKIDHTVLEEDGFGADGRPYFGCLVAELPDTGNIVAYALYFYSYSTWEGKSIFLEDLYVQPDYRIQGIGKKLFLAVMKTAVDSGYKRVDFHVLAWNPAISFYKRMGAVDLSESEEWKLFRMDHSSLKALFQ from the exons ATGTCTTCGGAAAAGAAAGAGTCTGACGCGGTCATAAGAAGGGCAGAAAAAAAGGACATGAAGGCTGTGATGGGTCTAATAAAG GAACTAGCTGCATTTGAAAAATTAGAAAACCAAGTGAAGATAGACCACACCGTGTTAGAAGAGGATGGTTTTGGCGCTGACGGAAGGCCGTATTTTGGTTGTTTGGTAGCAGAACTACCAGATACGGGAAATATCGTGGCATAtgctttatatttttatagttacTCTACGTGGGAAGGGAAATCCATATTCCTCGAAGATTTGTATGTTCAGCCGGACTATAG GATACAAGGAATAGGAAAGAAGCTATTTTTAGCCGTGATGAAGACGGCTGTGGATTCGGGATATAAAAGGGTGGATTTCCACGTCTTAGCCTGGAATCCCGCAATTAGTTTTTACAAACGAATGGGAGCAGTCGATCTGTCAGAGAGTGAAGAATGGAAACTGTTCAGAATGGACCACTCGAGTCTAAAGGCGTTGTTCCAATAA